A stretch of DNA from Coccidioides posadasii str. Silveira chromosome 1, complete sequence:
CCTGTGCCACCAACAGGACCTGTCGAGTTGGCATCTCTGCCGAACGAAATCCTTCTCTCCATTGCCGATTACCTAGACGAGCCCTGCATCGGTAGCCTTGCCAGCGCAAACAGTCACCTCAACACCGTCTTTACCCCGTATCTATACGCACGCAACGTGAAGCGCAGCGGTGCCTCCGCTCTTTGGTGGGCTATTAAACGCGGCGAAAGGGCAACTGCGCAGAAATCCTTAGATGCCGGTGCTGATCTTGACGCACAACCCCCTCTCAAATATCGAGACCCCTTCTCTGCTGGCCACTTTGCTGCTTACCTTGCTACGCGGTGGCTGGGCCCCTCACTAACGCGTCGAGGAATTGACAAGGGTGAAGAGCAAAAGCGCGCTGACCTTCTTCTGTTCTTAATTGACAATGGAATGAGCGTCGACGCAAAATGCGGCAACGATGCATCGACCGTAGTTCAACATGCGGCCAGGGTCGGAAATGATGAGCTTGTTTTCCGTTTGATCGACAAGGGTGCAAATATCAATGTCATATCCTCCCTCAAGCAGACGCTGTTGCATGACGCTGCTAAGTTATGTAAAGCAGAACTAATCAGCCTCCTCATCAATCGGGGTCTTGACATCCATGCTCGAGATGGCGGAGGTTTCACTCCTTTGCATCAGGCGGCGCTTGGAAAAAATGAAGCGACAGTCCGCACACTCATTGAACGTGGAGCTGATGTCAACTGTACCTCCAATGATGGCGTGTCTCCCTTGCTGCTCGCCGCTGCCGTCCGTCATAGTGGTCCCGTTATCGAACTGCTCGTTCGCAATGGAGCCGATGTCAACCATCGAGCTCACAACCAGGCCACTCCGTTGCATATAGCAACTGACAAGGGCTATTTGGAAGTCGTGCTTGCGTTAGTCGAACATGGAGCGAACGTTGACGTGGCCCAGCATGACGGAAATACACCACTCCACTTCATGCTGCGGCTTCCACATTCTGAAGCGAATCTCGAACTGATCAAGCTTCTAATCAAAAAAGGAGCAGACGTAAATAGTCAGAATAATAGAGGGGCCTCCCCGCTGCATACTGCGGCCGCCACTATGTACTTGGATGCCGTCAGACTGCTGGTTGAACATGGGGCCGCCGTCAATAAGCAGGATGCGCTCGGGTTTACTGCCCTCCACTTTGCTGGGACTGGGACAGAGATCAGAAGGGATCTGGCGACCATACTGCTGGAAAACGGGGCAGACATGAGATTGAAGAATAATAGTGGATTTCAGGCCCTAAACGCATCACTTTGGCAGTCACGGGATGATAATGAGTGGATCGAAAAGGCACTCGCAAAGTTTGGGGGGAATGATCAGGAGGCTAATGCTGAGAATTGATCGCGTCTGGACCTGTCTAATTTCGATAACAACTGGCTCTGAACAACACAACAACAAATGCATACATAAGATCACCTCCCACAAGGAATCCAACCATCCGATCTTGTATACATTTTAGTCTTGAACGTGCATAATTAACGTGTTCATTTGGCTGGGGGCTCAACCATTAGCTATCCATTAAGCCCAATCCTGCCTGATCCAGGCACTTGTCCAATCAGAGCCTAATTCACGCACCGAGATTTTGCCGCCCTACAATGAACAGGGTTGCTTGACGATGAAACAGTTCTGGAATGCCACATATTACCCCTTCCTCACTGCCCGACACGATTGGGAGGGGTCTAGTTCTCTCTAGCTGCTCCGCCTGGAAGAATTACCCCGGATACACACTAGTCATGATTTGACGCAGGAACAGAAACATCACCAGGAACACAACCAACCAGATCTGCAAACGCGGCGAGCAAGTAGCATCTCTAATCTTCCATCCGGGTCCAGTGACCATCGTCGGCCAACGTGGGGGACCAACCCGTGCGTACCGTACATAGCTTAGATAGGAGACACACTCAAGAGCCCCCTTTTGAtttatgttttcttttctttttggggGGACCCAGTTGGGTGGTTGTGTCGTGGAAGATATGTATGTaggcatgtatgtatgtatgttgATGTGAAAAAAGATGGCATCACCTACAAAGGCCACGATGCAAAATACCTTGTCTTGACTCTGTACATTCATAAAACCATATGCAAGAGCAAGTTAGGAAAGGGAACGTGTGTTagagaaaaacaagaaacaaaattTGGAGCATTCGCATCCGTCATCACAACAAGGTAAAACAGGACCCATGGGGTGGAGGCACATGCAGAACAAGAAACCCCGGATAGCTTAGACTGGGGAAGACAAAaaacagaagaaacaacgCAACGCAATCCGAATTCCGAGCACGAGCTTAGAGATATGGAGGAAAAAGTGCCCATCCACCCTAGGGCTCctttcaaaaaaaagaaataaaacaCAGTGGACGTTTCCGTTTCCCGCCCTTGCGCCAAATTTGCTGAATCAAGCGTTTAACCGAGCAAGAAAGTTCGAAAGACCACCGTTCCCGTTTCCCCTGTTGGCTTGGAGAACAAAAAGACGAGACAAGGCGCAGAGAGAAATAAGTCATTCACAAAAACGTACCCTTTGCCGGGAGACCAAAGGCGAGCTAAGCCGGGCCCACGAAAGCTCGAAGCCCGCTGTTTAGAGATCGTCCTCAAGGAACTTGTAAACGAATTTGAAATCCGCTTTTCTTCGGTTCATCCTATTATTCATGGTCAGCTATACGCAGGACGAACAAAAGAACATGTGTTGAACCAACCATGTGCTCTCATAATCGAAGAATCGATATGTTCCTTGCTCAAACTCCTCCGTAATCGTCTTTGGTTCCTCATGTCTCTGGAACCATGTCTGGTACTGCTTGTGGAACCGCCAGCTTTGGTTCTTGAGCGCTTTGGCAGCTAGGTATTGTTGATACGTCGCCTGACGATAATAGAATAGGTAGAACAGCGTGTCTGTCTCTATTCTTCCATTTTCGTAGAGCCGTGGGTCATCGAAGATGGGAAGCACGTCCTGCGGGTAGTAAAGTGGGGTGTTGTAAGGTGTTTGAGGCTTGTAGTGGCGTGGCTTCTCGGCATCGCTCGGTTCTGGGCACGTATTATGACTCGCTACTAGTAATCGTTGCGTTGATCCGGACTGAGGTGCAGTTGCTCTGGACTTCGTAGCCTCGAAGGAGTGTATCAAGTCTTGAAGGCCGGGTGGCAGGTGATAGACAGACTCTTCGGCATTCgattcttccttcttttcacCGTTGGCTATAGGGCGATCCTTCGACGGCTGTGGCTGTGGCTGTGGTTGTTGTTGCGGTTGTTGCTGCTTCTGTGTTGTCGTTTCAGCCTTGGTGATCGCGGGTGTAGGTGGCACAGTGCCTGGCCGGCTCGCCGCGACGCTGCTCAAAGTCGGAGATTTAGACTGGTTGCTCAAGTCATCAGAGTTGGCAGCGTTGGATATCAATCTTTGTACGGGTTGCGCGGGTGCTACTTGAGGCGATGCAGAAGACGGGGGTTTCGAAACCGGTTGTGCGTTGGATATTGCAGGACTTGCCCCAGGCGGCGGGGGTAAAGGAGCTATGCCGACTCCGTTCTTATCGCTTGCAGCGGCAGCGGCCGCCGCAGAAGCATATTTCAAAGTCTCTCCGGGTAACCTTGTTGGTGGTGGCGCAGGTTTCATGGTGGGGGCCGGCGTGGATGACTGTCCATTGAGGTTAAGCGTTGCGAGGGCCGATAGAGGCGATTTCGTTTGTGTTGACGAGCGTCTTGGAGGACCGGTATCCGCTTTCCCTCTTCGTACCTCCGACTGGTCGTCCTCTTGTATCGATTGGGTGTCTTGTGAGGACACACGATCATTGTCTAGACCCATGCCGAATTGAGCTTCGTCGTCTCCAAGTTCGATATCATCATATATTGTCTCGTCTTCGCCGCAAAAATCTGCATTGTGACCGTCTTCAGCGTAATATTTTATGGCTTCTTTGATATCGATAACTTGACCCGTTTCCACATTTCCGTTTTGTAATGATCGAAGTAACAGCTCCAGTTTCGCGACGTGCCATTTATGCCGTTCCGATATCCTCGAGATGTCCGCTAATCTGGTTGCCTTCGACGCGTCCTTTTTGCCCTTCTTCATTGTAGCTTGTAGCATCTCCTCCTCGGCCTCCATAGCCTCTATCTTCTGCTGAAGAATATCCACCATCGACGAGAGAAACTCGCAGGTTTCCactctctccttttccttgGGGTCTAATCTTGCGGCGGCTGATAATCCCTCTTTCGAATAGGCTTTCGTCTTCATCTCCTTCTCGACAGCTTTGAATTGTTCCATGCACTGTGTGTCCAGTTAGCGTCGTGGTAAGGGATAGGGATGAGTTCGCCGCAAGGAAGGGTCGCGCACAGTTTCAATAGCTCTCCGCTGTTCTAGAAGCGGACCTTTGTCCTTCACCTCGTTTCCGGAAGCCCATGTCTTGATCTGGTCACGAAATCGCTgtagtttcttgatctctcgTTTTAGGTTGTCCTCGAGCTTGTCTCTCTGGGCAAGGTTAGTCGTGGTCTTGATCTTCTCATATATGCCCTCGAAGGATTGGATGCCTTCCGCGACCTTCTTGAAGGTCCGATCGATCTCTTGCTGCGTTTTTCGAGATGTCATGGCTGCTCTTCATACCAGAACGGCTCAAGTAGCGCCAGATGGAGTTAGCAGCACTGTTGAGACGGAAACAGGATGATGGTTGGTAGAGAGAAAGGCAAACCAGTGAAGGATGGTTGATGTGATGGGGTGTGAGAGGGGCCACTGCCAATGTCCTCTCTGTCAGTTTCCAGCTCAGGCTAGGTGATTTGTGATGGAAAATTGCGACCAGAACAGGCTCTCTCCAGGTGGTGTTGCTATCCTGATGCAGCCAAGCAACGAGAGATGCCAAGACCATCAGGATGTGTTTCTAAACCCGGAATGGATGTTCTCGGAAAATTATAAATGCGAAGAAGCTCCAGCGCTAAGTGAAACTGTTCCAAAAGGTGAAAAGGGAGAACAaggatggatggagggcagaTGTAGCTTGTCGCAAGAAGGATAGGTAATTATACCTCAGTTGACATGCTCGAAACCATGTGCCTTTTGCTTAGTCGATAACAGCAATGCGACCAGGGGGCCCGAAACAGTGTGTCGATTGTCACAACACGCGTGT
This window harbors:
- a CDS encoding uncharacterized protein (EggNog:ENOG410QEAJ~COG:M) is translated as MEPVPPTGPVELASLPNEILLSIADYLDEPCIGSLASANSHLNTVFTPYLYARNVKRSGASALWWAIKRGERATAQKSLDAGADLDAQPPLKYRDPFSAGHFAAYLATRWLGPSLTRRGIDKGEEQKRADLLLFLIDNGMSVDAKCGNDASTVVQHAARVGNDELVFRLIDKGANINVISSLKQTLLHDAAKLCKAELISLLINRGLDIHARDGGGFTPLHQAALGKNEATVRTLIERGADVNCTSNDGVSPLLLAAAVRHSGPVIELLVRNGADVNHRAHNQATPLHIATDKGYLEVVLALVEHGANVDVAQHDGNTPLHFMLRLPHSEANLELIKLLIKKGADVNSQNNRGASPLHTAAATMYLDAVRLLVEHGAAVNKQDALGFTALHFAGTGTEIRRDLATILLENGADMRLKNNSGFQALNASLWQSRDDNEWIEKALAKFGGNDQEANAEN
- the NOT5 gene encoding general negative regulator of transcription subunit 5 (EggNog:ENOG410PIR5~COG:K~BUSCO:5258at33183), coding for MTSRKTQQEIDRTFKKVAEGIQSFEGIYEKIKTTTNLAQRDKLEDNLKREIKKLQRFRDQIKTWASGNEVKDKGPLLEQRRAIETCMEQFKAVEKEMKTKAYSKEGLSAAARLDPKEKERVETCEFLSSMVDILQQKIEAMEAEEEMLQATMKKGKKDASKATRLADISRISERHKWHVAKLELLLRSLQNGNVETGQVIDIKEAIKYYAEDGHNADFCGEDETIYDDIELGDDEAQFGMGLDNDRVSSQDTQSIQEDDQSEVRRGKADTGPPRRSSTQTKSPLSALATLNLNGQSSTPAPTMKPAPPPTRLPGETLKYASAAAAAAASDKNGVGIAPLPPPPGASPAISNAQPVSKPPSSASPQVAPAQPVQRLISNAANSDDLSNQSKSPTLSSVAASRPGTVPPTPAITKAETTTQKQQQPQQQPQPQPQPSKDRPIANGEKKEESNAEESVYHLPPGLQDLIHSFEATKSRATAPQSGSTQRLLVASHNTCPEPSDAEKPRHYKPQTPYNTPLYYPQDVLPIFDDPRLYENGRIETDTLFYLFYYRQATYQQYLAAKALKNQSWRFHKQYQTWFQRHEEPKTITEEFEQGTYRFFDYESTWMNRRKADFKFVYKFLEDDL